CATTACCGTGTGCATATTGCCCTATTAAGCCCGAGATATCATTAGATATATGATCCCCCTTAATTTCTGAACTCTCTGTAAACAGCTGCTCCAGCATTTTAGTAAATGGTTCGGCACCACCATGCAGCTTTATAAAATTATCTGTATCGTGAAGTACAAACCAACTGTGCTGCCATGCGTTCCCTTCGGTATAATCTGTGTTTTTCATATGTTGAGAAAACTTAGGATCAAAGGGTATGTGCCACGCACCAGCTGCAGACTTACCACGCATAAAACCAGTTTCTGAATCATACAACCGCTCATACGATTTAGAACGTTTTGAGAAATACTCGTAATCTTCAGTATGTCCTAATGCTTTAGCCATCTCAGCAACACACCAGTCATTATAAGCATATTCTAACGTATAGGTTACAGACTCGTCTATTTTATCATAAGGTATGTACCCAAATTCTTTGAGATACTCCAGACCGCGCTCATCACGCATTTGGGTGTTTTTCATCGCTTCAAAAGCCTTCTCTGCGTCAAAACCTTTAATACCTTTAAAATAGGCTTCAGTAATTACAGGTATCGCGTGATTTCCTGTCATGGTATTGGTTTCATTGCCATAAAGTGTCCATACAGGCAAGCTCTTATGTACTTGATAATAGGCCAACATAGAGTTGACTATAGCTGTGGTTTTATCGGGTTGAATTAATGCAAGTAAGGGGTTTTCAGCCCTAAAAGTGTCCCAAAGCGAGAGCGTAGAATATGCTGTAAAATCTACTTTTACAATGCTGTCATTTTCCTGACGGAATTCTCCATTTACATCACTAAAAGTTACCGGCGCAATTTGTGTATGATACAATGCCGAATAAAAAATTGTCTTCAAAGAATCTGTAGGGGTTTCTACAACAATATGCTGTAACTGCTTATTCCAGACTTGTTGCGCTGTAGTTTTAGCCTGTTCAAAATTCATGTTAGCCGAAGCTTTCATATTTTCTTTGGCATTAGCAACACTCACCGAAGAAACCGAAATTTTGACCTCAACATCACGACTTCCGTCTATATCAAAAAAGAATTGAGCCGCCGTATTTTTACCCACAACGCTATCTGCTTTCTGAATGTTTTTATCCTGTATTAATTGGTATCTTGAAATAGGTTTTGAGAAAGTCGCCACATAAAAAACTTTTTGATTTTTTGCCCAACCTGTAGTATGTCTGTAACCGCTAATTGTATTTTTATCTTCTACGTGTATCGCTGTCTCTACTGTCGCATCCCAGTTAATCGCAAAACCAAGATCGAGTACTACTGAAGGTTCTCCTGCACCCTCATAATTGTATTTTTGAAACGCCGTGCGCTGTGTCGCTGTAAGTCCTACTTTAATTTGCGGATCTTCAAGATAAACCGAATAGTAGCCCGGTGAAGCGCTTTCACGTTTGTGTGAGTATTTTGAAATATAAGGACGGTCTAATCTACTGGTATAGGTTTTGGTTAGGTCAAGTTCTTTAGCCGTAGGCATAAATAATAGATCTGCTAAATCACCTATACCGGTACCGCTTAAGTGCAACTGACTAAAACCAGACACGATAGAATCTGAATAATGATACCCCGAACACCAGTCCCAACCATTTGTACCATTGTCTGGACTTACCTGTACCATACCAAACGGCATTGTAGCTCCCGGATAGGTGTGG
The sequence above is a segment of the Leeuwenhoekiella sp. MAR_2009_132 genome. Coding sequences within it:
- a CDS encoding GH92 family glycosyl hydrolase — protein: MLKNSIYILLITAFISCNTEEKKEDVTIPVLDLTAYVDPFIGTGGHGHTYPGATMPFGMVQVSPDNGTNGWDWCSGYHYSDSIVSGFSQLHLSGTGIGDLADLLFMPTAKELDLTKTYTSRLDRPYISKYSHKRESASPGYYSVYLEDPQIKVGLTATQRTAFQKYNYEGAGEPSVVLDLGFAINWDATVETAIHVEDKNTISGYRHTTGWAKNQKVFYVATFSKPISRYQLIQDKNIQKADSVVGKNTAAQFFFDIDGSRDVEVKISVSSVSVANAKENMKASANMNFEQAKTTAQQVWNKQLQHIVVETPTDSLKTIFYSALYHTQIAPVTFSDVNGEFRQENDSIVKVDFTAYSTLSLWDTFRAENPLLALIQPDKTTAIVNSMLAYYQVHKSLPVWTLYGNETNTMTGNHAIPVITEAYFKGIKGFDAEKAFEAMKNTQMRDERGLEYLKEFGYIPYDKIDESVTYTLEYAYNDWCVAEMAKALGHTEDYEYFSKRSKSYERLYDSETGFMRGKSAAGAWHIPFDPKFSQHMKNTDYTEGNAWQHSWFVLHDTDNFIKLHGGAEPFTKMLEQLFTESSEIKGDHISNDISGLIGQYAHGNEPSHHIAYLFNKAGKPWKTQYWINQILKTQYNTTPNGLSGNEDAGQMSAWYVWSSMGLYPLNPASAAYEIGSPIFEKSTINLPNGKTFSIIAQGVSEANFYIQSATLNGEVFNQTQITHDQLLKGGELKFVMGSAPNKKWGVTKPVN